From a region of the Alnus glutinosa chromosome 1, dhAlnGlut1.1, whole genome shotgun sequence genome:
- the LOC133877204 gene encoding protein FAR1-RELATED SEQUENCE 2-like produces the protein MMSCNNSLLKSEGAISTFEVVEYVAIGDHLIEKTFFVYFNNNELEVKCTCALFEARSILCRHSLSVLRTKKVTTLPQRYVLDRWRKDIKQEYSKIKSSYNAIGDNPHAQIHDKVRNNFQELLLLTSVNTEERCMELMKRIDQLKELWRCENQSSGIPATVSSSNCKNVLSPVKFTCKGRPRTKRKVSVIETVVKKSKVSSKPPRDNNAKTKRRKNQASKSTKNQDNTSQSLLPSVPSAAHDHSTQDSFTSSSTVAHPFSGHHDSILSQLGINPIQQLGEVLRQQEDELWGGELGMTCVKEGLHLALVQWL, from the exons ATGATGTCTTGTAATAACTCTCTTCTTAAAAGTGAAGGTGCGATTTCTACCTTTGAAGTTGTTGAATATGTTGCCATTGGAGACCACTTAATAGAAAAgacattttttgtttatttcaatAACAATGAATTGGAAGTGAAGTGCACATGTGCATTGTTTGAAGCAAGAAGCATCTTATGTAGGCATTCACTTTCCGTGTTACGGACAAAGAAAGTGACAACTTTGCCACAAAGATATGTTCTTGACAGATGGAGGAAGGATATTAAGCAAGAGTACTCAAAGATTAAGAGTAGTTATAACGCCATTGGTGATAATCCACATGCCCAAATACATGACAAAGTGAGAAACAATTTTCAAGAGTTACTGTTGCTCACATCAGTAAACACGGAGGAACGTTGCATGGAACTAATGAAAAGAATTGATCAGTTAAAGGAGTTGTGGCGTTGCGAAAATCAATCTTCTGGCATTCCAGCTACTGTCTCATCTTCTAACTGTAAAAATGTGCTTAGTCCTGTGAAGTTTACATGTAAAGGGAGGCCACGAACAAAGAGAAAGGTGTCTGTTATAGAAACAGTGGTGAAGAAATCCAAAGTATCGAGCAAGCCACCAAGAGACAACAATGCTAAAACGAAGAGACGAAAAAATCAa gccTCCAAATCAACGAAAAATCAAGACAACACTAGTCAATCTCTATTGCCTTCTGTGCCTTCTGCAGCTCACGATCATAGTACTCAG gatTCCTTCACTTCGTCATCGACAGTTGCTCACCCCTTCAGTGGTCACCATGATTCTATTCTTTCTCAG CTTGGTATTAATCCAATCCAACAGCTGGGAGAGGTTCTTAGGCAGCAAGAAGATGAGCTGTGGGGAGGTGAGCTGGGCATGACGTGCGTGAAAGAGGGTCTACACTTGGCCTTGGTTCAATGGCTGTGA
- the LOC133874514 gene encoding protein SIEVE ELEMENT OCCLUSION B-like: MASNVVLASSQQPKKGDLSLFASSDLEIMNQIYATHVHNDEKFDVESLFIVVENILKRATQIVDNVVLGTPATVEHLEEKTPKAGFSPPLCTLKSISCEMQCKAPGEETAYKTTLSILNKLSNYSWDTKAVLTLAAFALDYGEFWLLAQSQSTDQLAKSVGTLRRVSVLLKRPTLQKHRQALIELNTVIKSTLEVIECIFELEKLSNYDTKDVPALSTGMDHIPVDVFWAIVTVVASTTQLCCLTSDDDKKQELSQFSQKLNVILTKLKRQITICRQQVEETEAYWKLTKLFRTPTEIMEIIKGLIYSKDNVQPSLIDGSPKKPMHFVYVNVVRARDLPAMDVTGSLDPFVEVKIGNYKGTSKHLVKNQHPEWKQVFAFSRERIQANLLEVTVMDKDKFTKDDFVGRVSFDLTKVPLRVSPDGPLAPQWYKLVDKKGNKTHGEVMLAVWMGTQADESFAEAWHSDAHNVSHANISNTLSQVDIDVLKRKNVLLFISGLDITDEDISILRPIYYSITKDDQYKIVWIPIVDQWTDDLRKKFEFLRSKMPWYVVQCFSPIAGIRFVKEKWHFKGKPSVVVLNPQGKVEHENAIHMIRVWGIKAFPFTTAMEETLSNGKDWIHSIATNVHPNIDNWIKDQKYIFFYGGKDKEWIQQFANRATALANDATIKEARISIEFVSVGKGSKGEDNLGILGKFWTGIESLFISKTHRKTDADSVTLEIQKLLSYKNESGWALLSKGSNVVLSGHGTTILKVVEEFDKWKKFVQEKGFEFTFKEYHNRVLHTAHICCRIDIPNTTGRIPENMKCPDCPRIMETYISFKCCHIDGAANGVH; the protein is encoded by the exons ATGGCTAGCAATGTGGTTTTGGCTTCTTCACAGCAACCCAAGAAGGGTGACCTGAGCTTGTTCGCCTCGTCGGACCTCGAGATCATGAATCAAATCTATGCTACCCACGTCCACAATGATGAAAAGTTTGATGTTGAATCTCTTTTCATCGTCGTCGAGAACATCCTCAAGCGTGCCACCCAGATCGTTGATAATGTTGTGCTG GGTACCCCAGCAACAGTGGAACACTTGGAGGAGAAGACCCCCAAAGCAGGTTTTAGCCCACCCTTGTGTACGCTGAAGAGCATTTCCTGTGAG ATGCAATGCAAGGCTCCGGGAGAAGAAACTGCTTACAAAACAACACTGTCGATACTTAACAAGCTATCGAACTACTCGTGGGATACAAAGGCAGTGCTGACTCTTGCGGCTTTTGCTTTGGACTATGGCGAGTTCTGGCTGCTTGCCCAAAGCCAGTCAACGGACCAACTCGCCAAATCTGTGGGAACCCTGAGGAGGGTATCCGTCCTCTTAAAACGCCCAACCCTGCAGAAACACAGGCAGGCACTCATTGAACTTAACACTGTCATCAAATCCACTCTAGAAGTGATTGAATGCATCTTTGAGCTGGAGAAGCTGTCGAATTATGACACGAAGGATGTCCCAGCACTGTCAACCGGCATGGACCATATCCCAGTTGATGTTTTCTGGGCTATTGTGACTGTTGTTGCGAGCACCACTCAGCTCTGTTGCCTCACAAGCGACGA TGACAAGAAGCAGGAACTCTCCCAGTTTTCTCAGAAACTCAACGTCATCCTCACCAAACTCAAGAGGCAGATTACAATTTGCAGGCAACAAGTAG AGGAGACAGAGGCTTACTGGAAGCTCACGAAGCTTTTTCGTACCCCTACAGAGATCATGGAGATAATTAAGGGACTGATTTATTCCAAGGACAACGTGCAGCCCAGCTTGATTGATGGTTCTCCCAAAAAACCG ATGCACTTCGTGTATGTAAATGTGGTGAGGGCCAGAGATCTTCCTGCAATGGACGTCACCGGAAGCCTTGATCCATTCGTGGAAGTGAAGATTGGGAACTACAAAGGCACTTCGAAACACTTGGTGAAGAACCAACACCCAGAGTGGAAGCAAGTTTTTGCGTTTTCTAGAGAGAGGATTCAAGCGAATTTGCTGGAAGTGACTGTGATGGATAAGgataaatttacaaaagatgATTTTGTTGGGAGGGTTAGTTTCGATCTCACGAAAGTTCCTCTCCGGGTGTCGCCGGATGGTCCTCTGGCTCCTCAGTGGTACAAATTGGTGGACAAGAAGGGAAACAAGACACATGGGGAGGTGATGCTTGCGGTTTGGATGGGAACACAGGCTGACGAGTCGTTTGCAGAGGCATGGCATTCGGATGCTCACAACGTTAGTCATGCAAACATCTCCAATACTCTTTCACAG GTTGACATTGATGTGCTGAAGAGGAAGAACGTGTTACTGTTCATTTCGGGGCTAGACATAACCGATGAAGACATTTCAATCCTGAGGCCAATTTATTATTCAATAACGAAGGATGATCAGTACAAGATTGTATGGATCCCAATTGTGGACCAATGGACCGATGACCTGCGAAAGAAGTTTGAGTTCCTGCGGTCGAAGATGCCATGGTACGTGGTGCAGTGCTTTTCACCCATAGCAGGCATCCGATTCGTGAAGGAGAAGTGGCACTTCAAGGGCAAGCCCTCCGTTGTGGTGTTGAACCCGCAAGGAAAGGTGGAACATGAGAATGCAATCCACATGATCAGAGTATGGGGAATCAAGGCCTTCCCCTTCACCACTGCAATGGAAGAAACTTTGTCCAATGGAAAGGATTGGATTCACTCCATAGCTACCAACGTTCACCCAAATATTGATAACTGG ATCAAAGATCAAAAGTACATCTTTTTCTACGGGGGCAAGGACAAGGAGTGGATCCAACAATTTGCCAATAGAGCAACCGCCCTTGCCAATGATGCAACGATAAAGGAAGCAAGGATTTCCATTGAGTTCGTGAGCGTTGGAAAGGGCAGCAAAGGAGAGGACAATCTCGGCATCCTCGGGAAATTTTGGACCGGCATTGAAAGCTTGTTCATTTCCAAGACTCATAGGAAGACCGACGCTGACTCTGTGACGCTAGAAATCCAGAAATTGCTTTCCTACAAGAATGAGAGCGGATGGGCTTTGCTCAGCAAAGGATCGAACGTGGTGCTCAGTGGCCACGGCACAACTATCTTGAAGGTCGTGGAGGAGTTTGACAAATGGAAGAAGTTTGTGCAAGAGAAGGGCTTCGAATTCACATTCAAAGAGTACCACAACAGGGTTCTACACACTGCTCACATCTGCTGCCGCATTGACATCCCAAATACCACTGGAAGAATTCCGGAGAACATGAAATGCCCCGATTGCCCCCGCATCATGGAGACGTATATCAGTTTCAAGTGCTGCCACATTGATGGTGCTGCCAACGGAGTGCATTAA
- the LOC133874522 gene encoding protein SIEVE ELEMENT OCCLUSION B-like produces the protein MASNVVLASSQQPKKGDLSLFALSDLEIMNQIYATHVHNDEKFDVESLFIVVENILKRATQIVDNVVLGTPATVEHLEEKTPKAGFSPPLCTLKSISCEMQCKAPGEATAYKTTLSILNKLSNYSWDTKAVLTLAAFALDYGEFWLLAQSQSTDQLAKSVGTLRRVSVLLKRPTLQKHRQALIELNTVIKSTLEVIECIFELEKLSNYDTKDVPALSTGMDHIPVDVFWAIVTVVASTTQLCCLTSDDDKKQELSQFSQKLNVILTKLKRQITICRQQIEETEAYWKLTKLFRTPTEIMEVFKGLIYSKDNGQPLIDGSTKKPVNIDILKRKNVLLFISGLDITDEDISILRPIYDSIRKDNQYKIVWIPIVDQWTDDLQKKFEFLRSKMPWYVVQCFSPIAGIRFVKEKWHFKGKPSVVVLNPQGKVEHENAIHMIRVWGIKAFPFTTVVEETLSNDREWIGSIATNVHPNIDNWIKDQKYIFFYGGKDNEWIQQFTKRATALANDATIKEARISIELVSVGKGSKGEDHLGILGKFWTGIESLFISKTHRKTDADSVTLEIQKLLSYKNESGWAVLSKGSNVVLSGHGTTILKVVEEFDKWKEFVREKGFEFTFKEYHNKVLHTAHICCRIDIPNTSGRIPENMKCPDCPRIMETYISFKCCHIDGAANGVH, from the exons ATGGCTAGCAATGTGGTGTTAGCTTCTTCACAGCAACCCAAGAAGGGTGACCTGAGCTTGTTCGCCTTGTCGGACCTCGAGATCATGAATCAAATCTATGCTACCCACGTCCACAATGATGAAAAGTTCGATGTTGAATCTCTTTTCATCGTCGTCGAGAACATCCTTAAGCGTGCCACCCAGATCGTTGATAATGTTGTGCTG GGTACCCCAGCAACAGTGGAACACTTGGAGGAGAAGACCCCCAAAGCAGGTTTTAGCCCACCCTTGTGTACGCTGAAGAGCATTTCCTGTGAG ATGCAATGCAAGGCTCCAGGAGAGGCAACTGCTTACAAAACAACACTGTCAATACTCAACAAGTTATCAAACTACTCTTGGGATACAAAAGCAGTGCTGACTCTTGCGGCTTTTGCTTTGGACTATGGCGAGTTCTGGCTGCTTGCCCAAAGCCAGTCAACGGACCAACTCGCCAAATCTGTGGGAACCCTGAGGAGGGTATCCGTCCTCTTAAAGCGCCCAACCCTGCAGAAACACAGGCAGGCACTCATTGAACTTAACACTGTCATCAAATCCACTCTAGAAGTGATTGAATGCATATTTGAGCTGGAGAAGCTATCGAATTATGACACAAAGGATGTTCCAGCACTGTCGACCGGCATGGACCATATCCCAGTTGATGTTTTCTGGGCTATTGTGACTGTTGTTGCGAGCACCACTCAGCTCTGTTGCCTCACAAGCGACGA TGACAAGAAGCAGGAACTCTCCCAGTTTTCTCAGAAACTCAACGTCATCCTCACCAAACTCAAGAGGCAGATTACAATTTGCAGGCAACAAATAG AGGAGACAGAGGCTTACTGGAAGCTGACGAAGCTTTTTCGTACCCCTACGGAGATCATGGAGGTATTTAAGGGACTGATTTATTCCAAGGACAACGGGCAGCCCTTGATTGATGGTTCTACCAAAAAACCG GTTAACATTGATATACTGAAAAGGAAGAACGTGTTACTGTTCATTTCGGGCCTAGACATAACCGATGAAGACATTTCAATCCTGAGGCCAATTTATGATTCAATAAGGAAGGATAATCAGTACAAGATTGTATGGATCCCAATTGTGGACCAATGGACCGATGACCTGCAAAAGAAGTTTGAGTTCTTGCGGTCGAAGATGCCATGGTACGTGGTGCAGTGCTTTTCACCAATAGCAGGCATCCGTTTCGTGAAGGAGAAGTGGCACTTCAAGGGCAAGCCCTCCGTTGTGGTGTTGAACCCGCAAGGAAAGGTGGAACATGAGAATGCAATCCACATGATCAGAGTATGGGGAATCAAGGCCTTCCCTTTCACCACTGTAGTGGAAGAAACTTTGTCGAATGATAGGGAATGGATTGGCTCCATAGCTACCAACGTTCACCCAAATATTGATAACTGG ATCAAAGATCAGAAGTACATCTTTTTCTACGGGGGCAAGGACAACGAGTGGATCCAACAATTTACCAAAAGAGCAACCGCCCTTGCCAATGATGCAACAATAAAGGAAGCAAGGATTTCCATTGAGTTGGTGAGCGTTGGAAAGGGCAGCAAAGGAGAGGACCACCTCGGCATCCTCGGCAAATTCTGGACCGGCATTGAAAGCTTGTTCATTTCCAAGACTCATAGGAAGACCGACGCCGACTCTGTGACGCTAGAAATCCAGAAACTACTTTCCTACAAGAATGAGAGCGGATGGGCTGTGTTGAGCAAAGGATCGAATGTGGTACTCAGTGGCCACGGCACAACTATTTTGAAGGTGGTGGAGGAGTTTGACAAATGGAAGGAGTTTGTGCGCGAGAAGGGCTTCGAATTCACATTCAAAGAGTACCACAACAAGGTTCTCCACACTGCTCACATATGCTGCCGCATTGACATCCCAAATACCAGTGGGAGAATTCCAGAGAACATGAAGTGCCCCGACTGTCCCCGCATCATGGAGACGTATATCAGTTTCAAGTGCTGCCACATTGATGGTGCAGCCAACGGAGTGCATTAA